CTCACGCCTTCTTGCGACGACGGGCGCCGCCGCGCTGGCGCAGTTGAACGCCGCTTTCGGTCAGAACTCGGTGCACGAAACCGTAGGAACGGCCCGTCGAGGCGGCCAAGGCGCGGATACTTTCCCCAGAGGTATACCGCTTTACGAGGTCCTTGGCGAGCGTCTGACGCTCCTGCCCGACAATTCGGCGACCTTTCTCAGTGCTGGTGGCTGTGCCAGTGGCTGCCATGTTGAATCCTCACGTCCCAGACTGTGCGGTTCGATGCGGTCCCACCTATTAGACCGCCTCGAACGATCATGCGCCAGATACCATTCGTTCGCCAACCGACACGCATGCCACTGTCGGGCCGCGCGCACGGCGGCCGAGTCGCTTCGTGGGCTGGCTCGTTACCCGCCTATCGGCTCGTACCTGCGCATTCTTGGCGCCGCCCGCGCGGTGCGGCATCGTCGGCCGTACATCGCGGGCGGTACGGAGTGTGCCAAGATTTTCACACTCCCGTGTCGCCGCCGACAGGAGAGGCCGTCAATACCTACCGTCACTGAAATTTTCGGCGCCAATTCCACTCACGGGAACTGCAAAAGGTGGGATTAGCTGCGGCTCAGGCGAGCTCGACGAGCTCGAGCAGGTCGTCGCTCCACGCGTCCTCGTCACCGTCCGGAAGAAGGATCGCGCGGTCCGGCTTCAGCGCCAGCACACAGCCCGGGTCGTGGGTGACGAGCACGATCGCGCCGGGGTAGTTCGCGATCGCGTCCAGCACCTGCTCGCGACTGGCCGGGTCCAGGTTGTTCGTCGGCTCGTCGAGGAGCAGCACGTTCGCCCCGGAACAGACCAGCGTGGCGAGCGCCAGACGGGTCTTCTCACCGCCGGAGAGCACGCCGGCCGGCTTGTTCACGTCGTCGCCGCTGAACAGGAACGCGCCCAGGATCTTCCGCAGGTCGGTGTCCGACTGGTCCGGCGCGGCGCTGCGCATGTGCTCCAGGATCGTGCGGTCCACGTCCAGCGTCTCGTGCTCCTGCGCGTAGTAGCCGAGACGCAGCCCGTGCCCGGGGTTCACCGACCCGGTGTCGGACGCCAGCAGGCCGCCCAGCATGCGCAGCAGCGTGGTCTTGCCCGCGCCGTTCAGGCCGAGGATCGCGACCCGGGAGCCGCGGTCGACCGCCACGTTCACGTCCGTGAAGATCTCCAGCGAGCCGTACGACTTGGAGAGGTTCGACGCGGTCAGCGGCGTCTTTCCGCACGGCGCCGGCGCCGGGAAGCGCACCTTCGCCACCCGGTCCGCGGTGCGCTCGTCCTCCAGGCCGGAGAGCAGCTTCTCGGCGCGCTTCGCCATGTTCTGCGCGGCGACGGTCTTGGTGGCCTTCGCGCGCATCTTGTCGGCCTGCGCCATCAGCGCGCCGGCCTTCTTCTCCGCGTTGGCCCGCTCGCGCTTGCGGCGGCG
This genomic window from Catenuloplanes niger contains:
- a CDS encoding helix-turn-helix domain-containing protein, which translates into the protein MAATGTATSTEKGRRIVGQERQTLAKDLVKRYTSGESIRALAASTGRSYGFVHRVLTESGVQLRQRGGARRRKKA
- a CDS encoding ABC-F family ATP-binding cassette domain-containing protein; translation: MITATGLELRAGARILLSEANLRIQPGDRIGLVGRNGAGKTTTLKVLAGEGQPYAGKVERKGEAGYLPQDPRTGDLGVTARDRVLSARGLDAILREMNELQEKLAVDTDDRLVRRYGSLEDRFAALGGYAAEAEAARICANLGLEDRILAQTIGTLSGGQRRRIELARILFRDAGDSGILLLDEPTNHLDADSINWLKSFLAAHKGGLVVISHDGALLEAVVNKVWYLDATRSVVDQYNLGWKSYLEQRETDERRRKRERANAEKKAGALMAQADKMRAKATKTVAAQNMAKRAEKLLSGLEDERTADRVAKVRFPAPAPCGKTPLTASNLSKSYGSLEIFTDVNVAVDRGSRVAILGLNGAGKTTLLRMLGGLLASDTGSVNPGHGLRLGYYAQEHETLDVDRTILEHMRSAAPDQSDTDLRKILGAFLFSGDDVNKPAGVLSGGEKTRLALATLVCSGANVLLLDEPTNNLDPASREQVLDAIANYPGAIVLVTHDPGCVLALKPDRAILLPDGDEDAWSDDLLELVELA